The DNA sequence CGAAGAGCATTCCCTCTTTTACCTCGCGGGAATCTATGGCGAGACCGCTCACCGCCCTTCCCACAGGACCGGAAAGCTCCTGCAGCGACACCTTATACAATATATCCTGCAATTCCTGCATTTAATTCAATTTCAATATAATGGGACTTCCCTTTTTAATTTTTTCACCTGCTTTCAACGATTGTCCCGACACTTTTCCGTTGCCGGTAACAATCGGCTTCAGGCCTGCATTTTCCGCGAGGAACAAAGCATCCTGCAAACCCATTCCTTTGAGGTCCGGAACGAAGCCCGCCTTGAAACTCTTTGCCTGGACGGACAGGGAAGCCTCCCCGGGGCGCGCCGCCACCCAAACGCCTTCCTCTTCCACGGAAAAAGGAATTTGAAGCTTCCGGTAAACAGTCAACAGTTCATTGCCAGCCGCACCGGCTACAGGCGGCAGCACACCGGCTACCTGCGGATACTGCTCCCTGATATCCGGCTGCATGTCCGGCCGGGTGGAATACACTTTATCAGCGATTTCTTTGAAAACGGGCGCAGCAATAGCAGACCCATAGTAACCTCCTTTTGAAGGGGAACTTACGATCACCAGCATGGAGTACTGCGGATTATCCGCCGGAAAATACCCGCAGAAGGATGCCTGGTATTGTTTCTTGCCCTGGCGGTAGCCGTTTGCGCCGTCAGCGATCACGGCCGTCCCGGTTTTTCCGGCTATTTTATAGACCGTGGAGAACAACCGCTTTGCAGTCCCTTCTTCGACAACCGCTTTCAGCAGCTCCTGCGCTTTTTCAATCGTTTCCGGGGAAGCGATCTGGTCATTGATCACCTCCGGTTCTATGACCTTTACCGGCTGGCCGTTTTGCTGTATTTCGGAGACAAAAAGCGGCTTTACCATTTTCCCGTCGTTAGCCACAGCGTTATAAAAAGTGAGCAATTGCAGGGGAGTAAGCAGAACCTCGTAGCCGTGTGCCATCCAGGGAAGGGTGGTCCCGTACCAGTCCTTGTCATCCGGGTCCTTGATCCGCGTGCGGCCTTCGCCCGGAATTTGCAGGCCAAGCTGCTGCCCCAGCCCCATACTTCTAAGCTGGTCGGTAAAATCATCGGGATCGCTTTTATAGGCCTGGTTAATAGCTTTTGCGATAGCCACGTTGGAAGACTCCTCAAAGGCCCGCTTCATGGTGATCGTTTCAGGGATGGTATGGGAATCCCTGATGGTGAGGCCATGGAAGACGGCATATCCCTTGCTCACGTCAATAGGGGTGGCAAGGTTGAATTTCCCGTCTTCAATGCCGGCCATAAAGGTGGCGAGTTTAAAGGTAGAGCCCGGTTCGGAGGAATAGCTGATCGCATAATTGTAGTTTTCGCCGTACACCCCCTCGCTGACCCTTGAAAGGTTCACGACAGCACGAATAGCGCCCGTTTTCACTTCCATGAGAATGGCGGTACCCCATTTGGAATTAGTCGCGATCAGTTGCTTTTTAAGCGCGTTATGGGCAACGTCCTGTATATTGATGTTAAGGGTGGATATAATATCGCAGCCGTCCACCGGGGCGATCTCTTCTTCTTCATTTACCGGTATCCAGACACCGCCGGCTATGCGCCGCATCAGCCGTTTGCCTGACTCCCCGTCAATATATTCATCATACACGCCCTCCAGCCCCACGGGCTGTACGGTAGGCAGTTTATAACCAATGGTACGGCGGGCAAGCTCCCGGAAAGGATAGATGCGCTCGTTATGCCGAACGGCGATAAGCCCGCCTCCGAACTGGCCCCTTCGGAAAATAGGGAAGTCCTTCAATTTCTTCAGTTGATGGAAGCTTATGTCGCGTTTAACGAGGAAATATCTTTCGCCATTTTCTCTTGCATTGCGCAGCACGCTGGCGTAGCGGGCGGCGGAACGGTCCTTGAATAAATTGGAAAGATGCCAGGCAAGGGAATCAAGCTGGCTGTAAAAAAGTTCCTTGGCAAGGCCGTCGGCACGGGTATCCATGCGGATGTCGTACTGGGGGATGGAGGTAGCCATCAGCCGTCCGTCTTCGGAATAAATATTCCCCCTCACCGCATCAACGGTCACGTAAGCCGTGGAAAGGCTGTCAGCCATTGCCCTCCATTTCTCCCCTTCTACCTGTTGTATCTTCCAAATCTGGAAAACAATGGCCAGGGCGAATACAAGGAGGATGGCATATGCCAGGTACACACGCAGGATGATGTCGGTCCGTATCCTCATCTTTCTTACCGCTTCAATATGCTGTCAAGCAGCTCTTTACTTACTTTAATCTTCACCGGGGGGGTAACGGATTCCTTCAAGGCCAGTTCCCCGGCGCGTTCCGCCACCTCGGACTGCTGGCTCAGGTGCATTAATTCCGCCTTGGCTGTAATATACTCCCAACGCAGTTCCTTGAGTTCGGTCCCCCCTTTGTTGATATCCCGCGCCACATCCTCGGCAAAGTGCCTGTCTGATATATAGATCAGAGCAAGTAATGCCAGAAACAGAAAAAAGGGCAAAATTTCCATTGCCCGCTCCCTGCTGACCCATTCTCCCGAAAAAAGAATGGTAAGAAAATTCCGGCCGAAGCGTTTGTCTTCCCTGCTCTGCTGCCTTCCTTCTTTTTCTTCCCTGACCTTGTTCATTTCGCGGAACGTTTAACTGCTATCCTGAGCCTGGCGCTTCTGGCCCGGCTGTTATTGCTGATCTCCTCCGCACCGGGGCGCAAAGGTTTTTTATTTACTCCTTCAAACGGTTTTAGCTCATTCCCATACAGATCCTTCTCGACTTCGCCGCTGAATTTGCCTTTGTTGATGAAATTCTTTACCAGGCGGTCTTCCAGGGAGTGATAAGAAATCACTACAAGGCGCCCCCCTGTCCCAGGACTTCACTACTCTGCTGCAACAGTTCCCGCAGCGCATCCATTTCCTCGTTTACTTCAATGCGCAGGGCCTGGAATACCTGGGCATAGTATTTATTTTCACTTCCCCGCCGCGCGAGCGGCGTCAATACATTTTTTAATTCCTCAACCGTATCAAGCGCTTTATTCACCCTGGCCACGACAATGTTCCGGGCAAGCGTTCTTGCATTCGGCACTTCGCCATACATGCCGAATATCCGGTGCAGGGCTTCTTCAGGATAAGTATTCAGCACGTCGCGGGCATTGCTTTCCAGCTGCCGGTCCATGCGCATATCCAGCATGGCGTTGTGACGGGTGGAAAAGCCCCGGCCGGGACTGTCGAACTGGTGAGAAGAAACCCCAAGGTCGGCAAGGATACCGCTGGCCGGGATCGCATTGTGCAGCCGGCAATATTTTTTCAAATACCGGAAATTCTGTGGCACAAATGTGAACCGCTTATCGTCACGCGGAACGTTTCCCGCCGCATCCTCGTCCTGGTCAAAGGCAATCAGCCGACCCTTATCGCTAAGGCGGCTCAGTATCGCCCGGGAGTGCCCGCCGCCGCCGAATGTGACATCGATATAGGTACCTTCCGGGTTGATATTCAGCCCTTCCACGCTTTCCTCCAGCAAAACCGGTTTATGATAATCCGTCATTCCCGCGTTCAGTTGTTCTGCCCATTACCTCCTCTGCCAGGGCTGAAAAATCTTCCGGCTCATCGGTCAGCAAGTTATCATACAACTGCTTATCCCAGATCTCTATCCTGTTGGAATAGGCAAACAAGACCAGTTCGGTCTTGACACCTGCATATTCCAGCAAGGGTTTCGGCATCAGGATCCTCCCGTTGCCGTCCAGCGAGAGTTCTGTGGCGCCCCGGAAAAAATATCTTGCGAAATCCCTGTTCTTTTTATTGTACAGATTCAGCTTATTTACCTCGCTGCTTATCTTTTGCCATTCATCATAAGGGTAGAGCGCCAGGCATTGTTCAAAGCCACGGTTGACGACAAAACGCTCCTGGGCCTCAGGCGATACCTGTTTCCTTAATCCCACGGGCAGCATGATACGGCCCTTGGCATCAATCTTACATTCATATTCCCCTAAAAACTGCGTCATTACTACACCATCTGCCCAAAAATGTAATGTAAAAGTAAAGGATTTTCCACTTTTTACCACATTTTACCACAAAAAGTTTTCCACAGCTCCCGGAGGCTAAAAAAAGAGCGGTTCCCGGGGGACGGGAACCGCTCTTTTTTTATGATCGCAGTAAGGAAACCAGGAAGGTTCGCGTCGCTGAAAAGGGGCCTGGAGCTGCCGGAATGCGCAAAAAAAAATCTGCACAGGATGTTCCTATGCAGATTTTATAATGTGTTAGCGGCGGGTATTATAAGCCCAGCTTCTTTTTTACCAGCGGTAATATATTGTCGCCATCGGGCTTTACCAGCAGGCCGGTATTACTCGTGTCGAATACGTAAGTGAACTTGCTTTCGGCGGCGACGGCTTTAATGGCATCTTCGGCCTTCTTCAGGATAGGCGCCATCAGCTCATTCTGCTTTTTCAGGTAATCCTGCTGAGATTTCACCTGGAATTGCTGAATGCGCTGGTTGAGATCCTGCAGCTCGCGTTCCCGGGTTTGCTTGATCGCGTCCGCCATCGTAGCCTGGTTTTCACGATACTCGGTCAGCTTCTCGTCAAAACTCTCCTGCATGGTCTGCAGGTTTTTTTCCAGGTCCCGGGCAAAAGTAGTTAACTGCGAATCCACTTCCGTGGTTTCAGGCATTAACTCAATCAGTTCTGCTGAATTAATATATCCGATCTTTAGTTGCGCTTTTGCCGGGCTTGCCGCAATTGTCAATGCTCCTAAAAGCACTAAAGACTTAACAATGTAATTCATCATACTACTTAATTAATTCCAAGCTCCTTTTTTACAAGGGGTAACACATTATCACCCTCCGGGCCATGGAGAATGGCGTTGCTGTCCAGAATGTAAGTGAACTTGCTGGAAGCGGCTACTGCCTTGATAGCCGTCTGCACCTTTTCGAGGATGGGGCCCATCAGTTCCTCGCGCTTCTTTTGCATGTCCTGCTGTGACTTGAGCTGGAACTGGTCTATCCGCTCGTTAAGGTCCTGCAGTTCTTTTTCCTTACTTTCCTTTACCGCGTCAGCCATGGTTGCCTGCTGCTCCTGGTATTCGGCGAACTTGGTTTGCAGGTCCTGCTGCATGGGCTGCAGGGTTTGCTGCAGCTTTTGCGCGAAAGCGTTAAACTGTGAATCGGCTGCCTTTGTTTCAGGCATGAGAGCAATAAGTTCTGAGGTATTCAGGTAACCTATTTTTATTTGCGCCTGGGCCACGTTCCCTATCAGCAAACAGCATGCTGCCACTCCCAAACATTTGATTAGATACTTCATGATTTTTTTCTATCTTTTTTTAACTCTTTATTTGATACTCTCTACTATATATATTGCTAAGCATATTATTCCACGAATTCCCCCGGGTTAAGGCCCAGGGCTTCCAGTACGTCGTCGCTTTTATCAAAGCGCTCATCGGCGTAAAGCATAATCAGCTCGCTGGTCCGGTCAAAGATCACGGCATATAAGCCTTCCTTGGCCACCTCTTCGACAGCTTTATATATTTTATCCTGGATGGGTTTTACCAGTTCCTTTCGCTTCTGGTAAAGTTCTCCTTCAAAGCCAAACTTGCCCCGTTGATAATCCCGCAGCGCTTGTTCCTTTTCCACGATCTCCTCTTCGCGCTTCTGACGCATCTCCGGAGTCAGCAATACCTGTTCCGACTGGTAGGCCTTGTACATTTGCTCAATCTCCGCCTGCCGCCGTTCAATGTCCTGCTGCCATTGCCCGGATAAAGCATCCAGCTGCTGTTGCGCCTCTGCATATTCGGGCATATGCCGCAAAATATATTCCGAATCAATATACCCGAATTTTTGAGCATGCGAAGAAAGCACTCCTCCGCAAATAATCAAAACTAAAAACAGTAATTTTTTCATAAAATACCCGATCTTAACAAAGCCCGCCTAAAAGCCTGCAGTTACAAGCTCTTTAAGCGTTGAACCTTGAATTTAAACCATTGCAAAGCTTCATCTAAAAACTAAAACTGTTTAAAACGCCTGGTTAATGGTAAACTGGAATGGCTGCTTGGCATCCGGGTTGCCCGGTATTTCATCAAACGCCACACCATAATCCAATCCCAGTAATCCAAAAATAGGTAAAAAGATACGAACACCCACACCGGCCGAACGTTTAACATTAAAGGGGTTAAAATGTCCGAAAGTTGGCCAGGTATTACCTCCTTCAGCAAATGCCAGTACAAAAATATTGGCGGAAGAGGCAACACTGATTGGATAACGCAGCTCCATCACATACTTATTGTATATAGGGCTTCCTACCCGCTCGCTGCCCCCCGGCGGGATCACCGCCGCATCCGAATACCCTCTGAGCCCCACAATTTCGGCCGCATTCAGGTTGTAGAACTGCTGCATACCGCTGCCACCCAGCAGGAACCTTTCAAAGAAGGTAAGGCCAAGATCGCGGTTGTAGGTTCCTACAAAACCAAAATCCGCCTGGGTCTTCAGCACCAGTTTACCCACTACCGGTGTAAACCACTGGCTGTTAAATTTCCATTTATGGAACTCTGTTAGCCGGTATTTTTCCTGCAGGGACATATTCGGGTCGCTGTAGTCCTTGTTATTGAACAGGGAGTACGGCGGCGTAAACTGTACGCTCAGCGCTATGTTCGAACCGGAGGTCGGGAAGATCGGGTGGTTCAGTGAAGTCCTTGAGAACTGCTCTGTTAAACTGAACGTATAGGATTTACCTGTATCATAAATAAAAGCGTTCGAATACCAGTCATTAAGCTTGTACCTTTCAAAACTCAGCACGGACGACAGTTTAAAATAGTTATCCGGCCATTTCAGGTCCTTTTCCAGCCCGACATTCACCCCGTTCATCGCCAGGAGTTCATCAGGATCGGTATTGTAGTAGCTATAGCTGGTTTGCCTTGAACTGAAGAAACCAACCGTCAGGCGCTGCGGCTTGCGCCCGCCCAGCCAGGGTTCCGAAAACGTAAAGGAGAAGTTCTGGTAATACCGGCCGTTCGTTTGCATCGCAATGGAGAGCCGCTGACCGTCGCCGCTGGGTAACAGACCTCCCCAATTTCCTGAAAACAGTTTCTTTACCGAGAAATTATTGAAGGTAAGCCCAAGCGTCCCGATAATACGCCCGCCGCCGAAACCGCCGGAAAGCTGGATCTGGTCGGAAGGCCGTTCCTCTACCGTATATTCAATATCAACCGTGCCGTTCCCCGGGTCGGGAATAGGCCGCACATTCAGTTTCTCCTCGTTAAAATAGCCGAGTCCGCGAAGTTCGTTAATGGTTCTGACGACTTCGGCCTGGCTGTAGGTTTCCCCGGGGATGGTATAGATCTCCCGGTAAATCACCTTATCGTTCGTACGGTCGTTTCCTTTAACGAAGACTTCGTCAATAGTCGCTTGTTCCCCTTCAAAAACCCTGAGTTCCAGGTTGATCGTATCCCCTTCCACCCCAACGGTCACCGGCGTGATATTGGAAAAGAGATAGCCGTTATTAAGGTAAAGGGACGCCACATCATCACTATTGAGGGCTCCGCCGGTAAGCCGCTTGTTAAGCCTTTCCTCGTCATAGATATCGCCCTTTTCTATTTTAAGAAGCTGGTTGAGCTGCCGGTCGGTATATTTGGCATTCCCCACCCAGGTCATGTCGCCGAAATAATATTTCTTTCCCTCGCTGAGGGTAATATCCACGTTTACGGAACGGTCATCAAAACGGTAAACGCTATCGGATACAATAGCTATGTCGCGAAATCCTCTTTTCATGTACTCGGCAAGGAGCTTATCCTTATCTTCCTCGTACTTGGCCGGTACAAACTTCTTGGAACCGAAGATCTTATAGAATTTCTTCTCTTTTGTATTCTTCATGAACTTCTTCAGCTTCCCGTTGGAAATGCTTTCATTTCCATAAAAAGTGATCTCGTTCACTTTAATTTTCCCTTTTTTATCCACGGTGATCACTACATCGGAGTATCCCGCCCTGGTACTGTCGGCGCGCGGAAACGCGCTGACCTCGGTAAAAAGGTAGCCCTTTTCGGTAAAATGCTCCCTGGCTATGTTTTTCAGCCGGTTGAGCAAGTTTTGGTTCACCGGCCGGTTGGTGTACCTTTCAAATTTTTCTTTCAGGTCGGATGTCGCAGACTTTTTCACCCCCCGGAATACCAGGTTTGACATCCGCGAGGCTTCTTCCAGATCAATATTCAGAAAAACGGTATCGCCGCTGAACTTTACCGGCTCGATAGCCACGTCGTTGAACAATCCCTGGCCCCAGAGATTCCTGATAGCTCCTGTAATCTGATCACCCGGGATCCGAATGCGCTGTCCCGGCCGGAGCTTCGAGATCGTGATCAGGATATCCTTTTCCAGCTTTTTGGTGCCCGAAACCGTGATACCGCCGATTATGTATTCCTTAGGTTCACTGTAATTAATCTCCTGGGCGCTCAGATTAAAGCCTGCAAGAATTCCAACAAAAAGTAAGAGATTCCTGATCTTTTTCATGCAATTGGTGTTATAGTACTTAAAATTAATGCACGATTTGTTCACTCGTCTGACCAAATCGGCGTTCGCGGCCCTGGAAACTGATAATGGCGTCGTAAAAATCGTCGCGCCGGAAATCAGGCCAGAATTTTTCCGTAAAGTAAAGTTCTGCGTAAGCAATTTGCCAGAGCAGGAAATTACTAATGCGGTGTTCGCCGCTGGTACGTATCATAAGCTCGGGATCAGGCATATCAGCAGTGCAAAGCAGGGAGCTAACGTATTCCTCGGTAATATCATCGGGCTGCACCCTGCCTTCCGCTGCCATAGCTGCTGCTTTTTTCATTGCCTGGGTAATTTCCCAGCGCGCGCTGTAACTAAGGGCAAGGTTAAGGGTCATCCGCGTATTCTTCCTGGTCAGCTCAATTGCTTCCATAAGTTCTGTATAGCAATTCTTTGGTAATTCGCCCAGGTTACCAATGGTTCCCAGGCGAATTTCGTTTTTCATTAACGTTTTTACTTCCTTATGTATTGTAGAAACCAATAATTCCATTAAAGCATTTACCTCATATTGAGGGCGTTTCCAATTTTCCGTGGAAAAAGCATACAATGTTACATACTTTATTCCAAGTTCCGCAGCGGCCTCAACTGTATCGCGTACAGCCTTTACGCCGTTCTGATGCCCCAGCACTCTTCTCAGTCCCTTCTTCTTCGCCCAGCGCCCGTTCCCGTCCATAATAATTGCCACATGACGGGGCAACCTTGCTTTGTCAATTTGGTCCTGTTTACTCATTATTCTCTACCCCAATCTGAAAACGCAGGGCACCACGAAGATACAAAGGTATAGGATATGCCGATAACCGCAAAGAGATACGTATCTTTTTTCAGTAAATCGCCCCGCTGAAGGCCGGAAGGGTTCTCCGGCGCCCGGTTAAGACGCCTGTCTGAGAAATATTTCGAAAGCGGGGCGGGCGGATCCGTCGTTTCAAAGACCGCCGGATCGGGATAATAACCGCTCACGTCGTCCAGGAAGTCGGTAAAAGTAGGGCGATAACCCATTTCGCCGGTCAGGTTCCAGTTGCGCCCCAGATTGAACTTTACGCCGATCCCAATGGGAATAGCCATTTGGGCGAGTTTATATTTATCGGGGTATCCGGGCAATCCCTGGCCTTCGGTACCAAGATCGCGTAAACGGTACCATTCTTCACTGCCACTGCCGGAAGGTGTGCCCTTCGCTTCAGGGTCAAAACTAAAGACAGAAATGCCCGTGAAAAGATAGGGACTGAACTTTTCATTCCCCCACAGCGGGTTATAGCGGAAAAAATTAAACTCGAACTGGACGGAAAATTCGTTTAACGGTGATCGGAAATATAAGTTTCGCGACTCCTGGTAAGGATTACCGGAAGTAGCGTCGCTTCCCTGCAGGGTACCGTGAAGAAATGAGAATTTAACCGAATTACGGGGATTTATGTTCCAGCGAAGAAGGGCTCCCAGCGCTGGATGAGAGTACCGCTGGTAATTATGCGTATTCAGATCTCCCATATATCCGGACCCGCCTGCCAGCAGGCCTACTTCAATTTTCTGAGCCCCCGCCTCCCCGAAGGAAAGCAGGAGAATTAATACGATTCCTGTGATCTTTACTATCCCCGGCATGAATTTCAATAATTACGGGTATCCAGGCCCCACATCAATTTGTTTCTTAACGTGCCGAAATAGCTTTCATTGTTCAGGCGAACCAGATTAATAGAAAAGCGCTCCTTCCTTATGCTGAGCCTCGTACCTATATCAACGGTCTCCTTCCGCGAGTCCATGAATACCTGGAACCGGCATCCTCTGCTGTCCACCTCGAAAGAAAGTTCGCTCATGTCATTCACTACAACCGGACGCACGCTGAGATTATGGGGGCAAATAGGTGTGATCAGGAAATTATTGCTGCCGGGAAGAATAATAGGGCCTCCGCAACTTAGCGAGTAGGCCGTGGACCCGGTAGGGGTTGCTACAATAAGGCCGTCCGCCCAGTAAGAATTCAGGAATTCGCCGTTCAGGTAGGAATGTATAATGATCATGGAAGCGTCCTCGCCCCTGTAAATGGTCATTTCATTCAGGGCATAATTGAGACCCCCAAAAAGCTGATCATCGGTTCTCAGCTGCAGGAGGCTTCGCTCGTCAAAAGTAAACTCTCCCTGGAAAAGGCTTTCAATAGCTTTCTCGATATCTATTTTATTAATACTTGCCAGGAACCCGAGCCGCCCCAGGTTGATCCCCAGCACCGGCAGCCCCGAATCGCGGATAAGCGTAACCGTATCAAGCAGGGTTCCGTCACCACCCAGGCTTAAAAGGAAACTTGCATCCCGGGGCAGGTCTTCGTGCGAGCTGAATACCCCCGTTCGAGCGGCTTCGCCTATCTGCTGCTCCAGGATAAAATTGCGAAAAGGTTCATAAATGGAAACTTCAGCATCGTACTTCTCCAGGATCTGCAGCACTTCTTGTATATAGGGGAAAGAATGTTCGCCGAACTGCCTGCCGTAAATAGCTATCCTCATAGCCCAAATCTACTCATATATTTAAATAATGCATGAACGAATCAAAACGGTCCATGGTATCATCCCTATGAGAAGCCTGGTGAAAACTTGCCTTTACCAGGTAATTAAAGCGTTCAAAGGAAGCGATTATATGGGTAAGGTCTGTTTTACTGATCTTCATGGTCAGTTCCAGTTTCGTGGAGCCGGAGAACGACCGGATATAAGAGCTGAGAACAAAGGCATCGTTCGCCTCGACAATCCGCGCAATCTCCGATAGCTGAAAATCCCGCGCGCCAAGCTCCAGTACAACGATCCCTCCCGGATGATCCACAGCGGTAAGCTGCGCAAAATAGGTCACCAGCGAATTCATGGATATAAGCCCAAGGTATTTCTTTTTTTCATCCACCACGGGAACCGCCGTAAGCTGCAGCTCATGGACCATCCTGATCACATCGTATACATGCTGGGAATCCTGAACGGACTGATAAAGAGGAAGGCTGGTACCGATTGGCTGGGAATGATCGGCAATTTCAATCAGGTCCTGGTCGGAAACCAGCCCGAGGAAATCCATCCCGTTCACCACCGGCAAATGACTTACCCGAAATTCGTCCATGCGGTCGAATGCCGTCTGAACACTGTTTGAAGTTTTCAGGGCTGGAATATAATCGCTTAATAACTCGACCGCTAGCATTTCCTTCGTTTCAAGTTCAAACTTTTCAGTTTGTAGTTTTTAGTTTATAGTTTCCCAAGGCCAAAGTTCAAAGTTCAAAGTTCAAAGTTCAAAGTTTCAAGTTTTTAGTTTCTAGTCCAAGGCCAAAGTTTCAAGTTTATAGTTTTTAGTTTCCAGTCCTAAGGCCAAAGTTCAAAGTTTCCAGTTTCCAGTTTATAGTTTCTAGTCCAAGGCCACAGTTTCAAGTTTATAGTTTTTAGTTTCCAGTCCCAAGGCCACAGTTTCAAGTTTATAGTTTATAGTTTCGAGTTCAAAGTTTCAGTTTCCAGTTTTTTTGAAGGAACGAATAAGTTTCAGGTCTTTAGTTTCCAGTTTTTAGTTTTAGAAGGCCTGTCTCGGGGCCTGGAACCTTAAAACGGAAAGGGTTCGCACGTTGATTCCCGAAACTCTAAACCAAAAACTACAAACTACAAACCAAAAACTACAAACTACAAACTATAAACAATAAAAACTATTT is a window from the Anseongella ginsenosidimutans genome containing:
- a CDS encoding CBS domain-containing protein produces the protein MLAVELLSDYIPALKTSNSVQTAFDRMDEFRVSHLPVVNGMDFLGLVSDQDLIEIADHSQPIGTSLPLYQSVQDSQHVYDVIRMVHELQLTAVPVVDEKKKYLGLISMNSLVTYFAQLTAVDHPGGIVVLELGARDFQLSEIARIVEANDAFVLSSYIRSFSGSTKLELTMKISKTDLTHIIASFERFNYLVKASFHQASHRDDTMDRFDSFMHYLNI